In Candidatus Eisenbacteria bacterium, the following proteins share a genomic window:
- a CDS encoding glucoamylase family protein, with the protein MSFRRAGFAVTFLALLAISAGPKVAAPPERGGETLSPAAHAFLDTLAERTFRYFWDLSDSLTGLTPDRWPTQSFISVGAVGFALTAYPIGAEHGWVTRAAAAERTRRTLRFFHEAKQDTAAAGSTGYRGFFYHFLDPRTGHRFEKVELSTMDTALLLAGALFCQSYFDRDDPVEKSIRDLAEAIYRRVDWRWAQPRPPLVALGWNPESGHLPYDWRGLNETMILHVLALGSPTHAIDPAVWPAWAKGYRWGTFHGQPHLGFAPLFGHQYSHVWIDFRGIRDPYMRGKGIDYFENSRRATLAQRAYAIANPAGFKGYGPELWGLTACDGPVDATLEMQGRSRTFRTYAARGASFTEIVDDGTVSPTALGGSIPFAPKPTVDALMAIRRRYGPDVFSTYGFVDALNPTFDRVVKVQHGRVVAGVGWFDTDYLGIDQGPILAMIENHRTGLVWKVLRTNPHIVRGLKRAGFTGGWIDRAQTAEAAGVPAKAGP; encoded by the coding sequence GTGAGCTTCCGTCGCGCCGGCTTCGCGGTCACGTTCCTCGCACTGCTCGCGATCTCGGCCGGTCCCAAGGTCGCGGCGCCTCCCGAGCGTGGCGGCGAGACGCTCTCGCCGGCCGCCCACGCGTTCCTCGACACGCTGGCGGAGCGGACCTTCCGCTACTTCTGGGACCTGAGCGATTCGCTGACCGGTCTCACGCCCGATCGGTGGCCGACCCAGTCGTTCATCAGCGTCGGCGCCGTCGGGTTCGCGCTCACCGCCTATCCGATCGGAGCCGAGCACGGATGGGTGACGCGCGCCGCGGCGGCCGAGCGCACGCGTCGCACGCTTCGGTTCTTCCACGAAGCGAAGCAGGACACCGCCGCCGCGGGCAGCACCGGGTATCGCGGCTTCTTCTACCACTTCCTCGACCCCAGGACCGGTCATCGCTTCGAGAAGGTGGAGCTGTCGACGATGGACACGGCGCTGCTGCTCGCGGGAGCGCTCTTCTGCCAGTCGTACTTCGATCGCGACGATCCGGTCGAGAAGAGCATTCGCGACCTGGCCGAGGCGATCTACCGGCGTGTCGATTGGCGCTGGGCCCAGCCGCGACCGCCACTGGTCGCGCTCGGCTGGAACCCGGAGAGCGGGCACCTGCCCTACGACTGGCGAGGCCTCAACGAGACCATGATCCTCCACGTCCTGGCACTCGGATCGCCAACCCACGCGATCGATCCCGCGGTGTGGCCGGCGTGGGCGAAGGGCTACCGCTGGGGAACCTTTCACGGTCAGCCACACCTGGGCTTCGCGCCGCTCTTCGGCCATCAGTACTCTCACGTATGGATCGACTTTCGCGGCATCCGCGACCCATACATGCGCGGCAAAGGCATCGACTACTTCGAGAACTCGCGTCGCGCGACGCTCGCCCAGCGCGCCTACGCCATCGCCAATCCCGCGGGCTTCAAGGGCTACGGTCCCGAGCTGTGGGGGCTCACGGCGTGCGACGGGCCGGTGGATGCGACGCTCGAGATGCAGGGGCGGTCGCGGACGTTTCGCACCTACGCCGCCCGTGGCGCGTCGTTCACCGAGATCGTGGACGACGGCACGGTGTCGCCGACCGCGCTCGGCGGCTCGATCCCGTTCGCGCCGAAGCCCACGGTGGACGCTCTGATGGCGATCCGCCGCAGGTACGGGCCGGACGTGTTCTCGACCTACGGCTTCGTGGACGCGCTCAACCCGACCTTCGACCGCGTGGTGAAGGTTCAGCATGGGCGAGTCGTGGCGGGTGTGGGCTGGTTCGACACCGACTATCTCGGCATCGACCAGGGTCCCATCCTGGCGATGATCGAGAACCACCGGACCGGCCTGGTGTGGAAGGTCCTGCGCACCAATCCGCACATCGTGCGCGGCTTGAAGCGCGCCGGTTTCACCGGAGGCTGGATCGATCGCGCGCAGACGGCCGAGGCGGCGGGCGTTCCCGCCAAGGCCGGCCCGTGA
- a CDS encoding sugar ABC transporter substrate-binding protein, protein MTARVTFLAALAIPLILSCQPAHRGVTIRFWAMGREGEVVQELVRDFEKEHPGVHVEVQQIPWTAAHEKLLTSHVGRSSPDVAQLGNTWIAEFQALQALEALDPYLAHSEEVRPNAFFSGIWATNVVDHMPYGVPWYVDTRLIFYRKDILREAGYDSIPQTWEGWRAAMRALKRRVGDRRYAILLPVNEWTQPMIFGLQAGSPLLAERMTRGAFSGSEFRRAFQFYVDLFEEGLAPPVSNTEIANTYQEFERGYFSMWITGPWNLGEFRRKLPEALQDDWGTAPLPGPTGASSGLSMAGGSSLVMFKTSKHKGQAWALIEFLSRPDQQARFYRLCGSLPARTMAWRDSTIASDPMLVAFQAQLERVAPWPMVPEWEQIAIRLQELAEKSVRGTTPPDSVLAELDRDVDRILEKRRWLLTRRAASHTGSGG, encoded by the coding sequence GTGACGGCCCGCGTCACCTTTCTCGCAGCGCTCGCCATCCCGCTCATCCTCTCGTGCCAGCCCGCCCATCGCGGCGTGACGATCCGCTTCTGGGCCATGGGCCGCGAAGGCGAGGTGGTGCAGGAGCTGGTGCGTGACTTCGAGAAGGAGCACCCCGGCGTCCATGTCGAGGTGCAGCAGATCCCGTGGACGGCCGCCCACGAAAAGCTGCTGACCTCGCACGTCGGCCGCTCGAGCCCCGACGTCGCCCAGCTCGGCAACACGTGGATCGCGGAGTTCCAGGCGCTCCAGGCGCTCGAAGCGCTCGACCCCTATCTCGCGCACTCGGAGGAAGTCCGGCCGAACGCCTTCTTCAGCGGCATCTGGGCGACCAACGTGGTCGATCACATGCCGTATGGCGTGCCGTGGTACGTCGACACGCGCCTGATCTTCTACCGCAAGGACATCCTGCGCGAGGCCGGCTACGACTCGATCCCGCAGACCTGGGAAGGCTGGCGCGCCGCGATGCGCGCGCTCAAGCGCCGGGTGGGCGACCGGCGCTACGCGATCCTCCTTCCGGTCAACGAATGGACCCAGCCGATGATCTTCGGGCTCCAGGCCGGGTCGCCCCTGCTCGCCGAGCGCATGACGCGCGGCGCCTTCAGCGGTTCCGAGTTCCGCCGCGCCTTCCAGTTCTACGTCGATCTCTTCGAGGAAGGGCTCGCCCCGCCGGTGTCCAACACGGAGATCGCGAATACCTACCAGGAGTTCGAGCGCGGCTACTTCTCGATGTGGATCACCGGCCCGTGGAACCTCGGCGAATTCCGTCGCAAGCTTCCGGAAGCCCTCCAGGACGACTGGGGAACGGCGCCGCTGCCGGGACCGACCGGAGCGAGCTCGGGGCTGTCGATGGCCGGAGGCTCGAGCCTGGTGATGTTCAAGACCTCGAAGCACAAGGGCCAGGCGTGGGCGCTGATCGAGTTCCTGTCGCGCCCCGATCAGCAGGCCCGCTTCTATCGGCTGTGCGGCAGCCTGCCGGCGCGCACCATGGCCTGGCGAGACTCGACCATCGCCTCGGATCCGATGCTGGTGGCCTTCCAGGCGCAGCTCGAGCGCGTGGCGCCGTGGCCCATGGTGCCGGAGTGGGAGCAGATCGCGATCCGTCTCCAGGAGCTGGCCGAGAAGAGCGTGCGAGGGACCACGCCGCCCGATTCGGTGCTGGCGGAGCTCGACCGCGACGTCGATCGCATCCTCGAGAAGCGGCGCTGGCTGCTCACCCGGCGCGCCGCGAGCCACACGGGGAGCGGGGGATGA
- a CDS encoding LacI family DNA-binding transcriptional regulator, which translates to MPTIRDVARASRVSVATVSRVFNDHSRVSETTRERVVAAANRLGYWPNGTARSLITNRTHALGVLLPDLHGEFFSEVIRGIDLAARQQRLHLMVSSFTASPEDLTSVLRAVRGRIDGLIVMTPDVDASEALRQGAGAIPTVLLNPEVQVVGCDSISIANFEGAHAMVRHLVSLGHRRIATVTGPPGNIDAHQRLEGYRGALRDSGIDTDPVLEAHGNFTESSGYEAATLLLKQRPRPTAVFVANDHMAVGVLGALQDASIKVPGDLAVAAFDDIPLARFLTPPLTTVHVDMLALGQRAVQLLTGPRPIQGPRREVLPTTLVIRASCGSAPPSKAASRTRWERRHAVPPPARGGFNT; encoded by the coding sequence ATGCCGACGATCCGTGATGTGGCACGGGCGAGCCGCGTGTCGGTGGCGACGGTGTCGCGGGTGTTCAACGACCACTCGCGAGTCAGCGAAACGACGCGCGAGCGGGTCGTGGCGGCCGCCAATCGCCTGGGCTACTGGCCCAATGGAACCGCGCGAAGCCTGATCACGAATCGGACCCACGCGCTCGGCGTGCTGCTGCCCGACCTGCACGGCGAGTTCTTCTCGGAGGTGATCCGCGGCATCGATCTCGCGGCGCGCCAGCAGAGGCTGCACCTCATGGTCTCGAGCTTCACCGCCAGTCCGGAAGACCTGACCTCGGTGCTGCGCGCGGTGCGCGGCCGCATCGACGGGCTCATCGTGATGACGCCCGACGTCGACGCCTCCGAGGCGCTGCGGCAAGGCGCCGGCGCCATTCCCACCGTGCTGCTCAACCCCGAAGTCCAGGTCGTGGGATGCGACAGCATCTCGATCGCCAATTTCGAGGGCGCTCACGCGATGGTTCGCCATCTGGTCTCGCTCGGTCATCGGCGGATCGCGACCGTCACCGGGCCCCCCGGCAACATCGACGCCCACCAGCGCCTCGAGGGTTATCGTGGCGCGCTGCGCGACTCGGGGATCGACACCGACCCGGTGCTCGAGGCGCACGGGAACTTCACGGAGAGCTCGGGCTACGAAGCCGCCACGCTGCTGCTCAAGCAGAGGCCGCGGCCCACCGCGGTGTTCGTCGCCAACGATCACATGGCGGTCGGAGTGCTGGGAGCGCTGCAGGACGCTTCGATCAAGGTCCCGGGCGATCTCGCGGTGGCGGCCTTCGACGACATCCCGCTCGCGCGCTTCCTCACGCCGCCGCTCACCACCGTGCACGTGGACATGCTGGCCCTCGGGCAGCGCGCGGTGCAGCTGCTCACCGGACCGCGACCGATCCAGGGGCCGCGTCGCGAGGTGCTGCCCACCACGCTGGTGATCCGGGCGTCCTGCGGCTCGGCGCCACCCAGCAAAGCCGCTTCGCGCACCCGCTGGGAGCGGCGCCACGCCGTCCCTCCACCGGCGCGCGGGGGCTTCAACACGTGA
- a CDS encoding sugar ABC transporter permease gives MRAEARAAEARAAWAFLSPALGLITVFFVGPILIGLVLSFTDFDIYAIADPATVRVVGLENYGRILTDREFGNALRNTMTFVLLGGPLSVLTSLGVAMLVSSKLARWKDLFRVVFFAPVVTTLVGVAIVWKYLYHPRYGLIDAGLTRFGLPAIDWLGDPHWAMPAIVLFAVWKNFGYNMLIFVAGLQSIPEELYEAARIDGASGWSRFVHVTLPSLAPTFLFVGVITMIGQFQLFAEPYVMTQGGPLRSTVSVILLMYEQGFRWWRMGYAAAIAFVLLAMVLVGTWIQLKLAPGERR, from the coding sequence ATGAGGGCCGAAGCCCGCGCCGCCGAGGCGCGCGCCGCCTGGGCCTTCCTGTCGCCGGCTCTGGGCCTGATCACGGTGTTCTTCGTCGGCCCGATCCTGATCGGCCTGGTGCTGAGCTTCACCGACTTCGACATCTACGCGATCGCCGATCCGGCCACGGTGCGGGTGGTGGGGCTCGAGAACTACGGGCGGATCCTCACCGACCGCGAGTTCGGCAACGCCCTGCGCAACACGATGACGTTCGTGCTGCTCGGCGGACCGCTGTCGGTGCTCACCTCGCTCGGCGTGGCGATGCTGGTCAGCTCCAAGCTGGCGCGCTGGAAGGACCTCTTCCGGGTGGTGTTCTTCGCCCCGGTGGTGACCACGCTGGTGGGCGTCGCGATCGTGTGGAAGTACCTCTACCACCCGCGCTACGGCCTGATCGACGCGGGCCTCACGCGCTTCGGCCTGCCGGCCATCGACTGGCTGGGAGATCCGCACTGGGCGATGCCGGCGATCGTCCTCTTCGCGGTGTGGAAGAACTTCGGCTACAACATGCTGATCTTCGTGGCGGGCCTGCAGAGCATCCCGGAGGAGCTGTACGAGGCGGCGCGCATCGATGGCGCCTCGGGCTGGTCGCGATTCGTCCACGTCACGCTGCCGTCGCTGGCGCCGACCTTCCTGTTCGTCGGCGTGATCACCATGATCGGCCAGTTCCAGCTCTTCGCCGAGCCCTACGTGATGACCCAGGGGGGTCCGCTGCGCAGCACGGTGAGCGTGATCCTGCTGATGTACGAGCAGGGGTTCCGCTGGTGGCGCATGGGCTACGCCGCGGCGATCGCCTTCGTGCTGCTGGCCATGGTGCTGGTCGGGACCTGGATCCAGCTCAAGCTGGCGCCGGGAGAGCGCCGATGA
- a CDS encoding PorV/PorQ family protein: MTSSAAKKRALGALMLGLAAAWTAPALAQTKTGTTMGAFLQIEPSGRLSGMGNAGVAMATGLDGVYYNAAAIADVDHYQVTFTHSTWLADIRYAYIAGTIPMGKWGSVYASLTSLNSGEMTVRTVDQPYGTGERFTVSDVAIGLGYGMRITDRFAAGGQLTYAQESIWHSSSAAFTMSVGTLYQVADNGLHIGASLSNFGTQAGYDGRDLRITYDQDPSRYGDNGTLPGEVVTGDFPVPILFRVGIGAPFQLSQNARLTLEADALHPNDNSGSMSFGSELLINRQLAVRAGFQNAFQTDSEEGLTAGAGFASHYGDFQYHIDYAWADHGRLGSVSRFTLGFGF, encoded by the coding sequence ATGACCTCGTCCGCGGCGAAGAAGCGGGCGCTCGGCGCCCTGATGCTGGGTCTGGCCGCGGCATGGACCGCGCCGGCTCTGGCGCAGACCAAGACCGGGACCACCATGGGGGCGTTCCTCCAGATCGAGCCGAGCGGACGCCTTTCGGGCATGGGAAACGCAGGCGTGGCGATGGCGACCGGTCTCGACGGGGTCTACTACAACGCGGCCGCGATCGCGGACGTGGACCACTACCAGGTCACCTTCACCCACAGCACCTGGCTGGCGGACATCCGCTACGCCTATATCGCCGGAACGATCCCGATGGGCAAGTGGGGGAGCGTCTACGCTTCGCTCACCTCGCTCAACTCGGGCGAGATGACCGTGCGCACGGTGGACCAGCCGTACGGCACCGGGGAGCGGTTCACGGTGTCCGATGTTGCGATCGGGCTGGGCTACGGGATGCGGATCACGGACCGGTTCGCGGCCGGAGGTCAGCTCACCTACGCGCAGGAGTCGATCTGGCACAGCAGCTCGGCCGCCTTCACCATGTCGGTCGGGACGCTCTACCAAGTCGCGGACAACGGGCTGCACATCGGCGCGAGCCTCTCCAACTTCGGCACGCAGGCCGGCTACGACGGGCGCGACCTGCGCATCACGTACGACCAGGACCCGTCACGCTATGGGGACAACGGCACGCTGCCCGGCGAAGTGGTGACGGGCGACTTCCCGGTGCCGATCCTCTTCCGGGTGGGGATCGGCGCGCCGTTCCAGCTGTCCCAGAACGCTCGGCTGACACTGGAGGCCGATGCGCTCCATCCCAACGACAATTCGGGCAGCATGAGTTTCGGGAGCGAGCTCTTGATCAACCGCCAGCTCGCCGTGCGCGCGGGCTTCCAGAACGCGTTCCAGACCGACTCCGAGGAAGGGCTGACGGCGGGCGCGGGGTTCGCCAGCCATTACGGGGATTTCCAGTATCACATCGACTATGCGTGGGCGGACCACGGCCGGCTCGGCAGTGTGTCGCGCTTCACGCTGGGATTCGGCTTCTGA
- a CDS encoding glucoamylase family protein translates to MRRMLLAILTASALWAPVARAQTIDAVMDSVQYTAFRYFWDQANATNGLIRDRSQGGSPASIAAVGFGLSAICIGIDHGWITRAEGAARVATTLNTFWTLPQGTATSGTIGYKGFFYHFLDMNTGLRMVSWDTELSTIDTALLLAGILDAKVYFDGPDPNEVQIRTLAGQIYDRVDWEWIRNPGNNAIRHGWKPNGGAGTFLPYDWIGYSEGMILNILALGSPTFPVPTATWNAWTSGYNYQSPQVGAGTFYTPAYVIFAPLFGHQYSHCWIDFRNRRDAYMAARNLDYFENSRHATLAQRQYCILNPGLKTGGTQPAGYHANYWGLTAGDGTTAPGCSAPPCYNARGAPPPQNDDGTVAPTAAISSIPFAPEVCLPTLQYLWDTYKSAPINPAVPTGPKFWGAYGFRDGMNLGRNPDWFATDWLGIDQGPMILMIENYRTGRVWDRFMRNSPIQLGLQRAGFTKVTGVDDPPRAAGLDLRTGPNPFTARATLRYRLREAGTVRLTVHDLTGREVARLVDGWQLAGEHVAHFDADSLPNGVYWYRLEIPGVAVASGRGVLMR, encoded by the coding sequence ATGCGACGCATGCTTCTGGCCATACTGACCGCATCGGCGCTGTGGGCGCCGGTCGCGCGAGCGCAGACGATCGACGCGGTGATGGACTCGGTCCAGTACACCGCCTTCCGCTACTTCTGGGATCAGGCGAATGCCACGAACGGGCTGATTCGCGATCGCAGCCAGGGCGGCTCGCCCGCCAGCATCGCGGCGGTGGGCTTCGGGCTCTCCGCGATCTGCATCGGGATCGATCACGGGTGGATCACCCGGGCGGAAGGGGCGGCGCGCGTCGCCACGACCTTGAACACCTTCTGGACCCTGCCTCAGGGCACCGCGACCAGCGGGACCATCGGCTACAAGGGCTTCTTCTATCACTTCCTCGACATGAACACCGGATTACGGATGGTGTCCTGGGACACGGAGCTGTCCACGATCGACACCGCGCTGCTGCTGGCCGGGATCCTCGACGCCAAGGTGTACTTCGACGGACCCGATCCCAACGAAGTCCAGATCCGAACGCTGGCGGGGCAGATCTACGACCGCGTGGACTGGGAGTGGATTCGCAATCCCGGGAACAACGCCATTCGCCACGGCTGGAAGCCGAACGGCGGGGCAGGCACGTTCCTGCCCTACGACTGGATCGGCTACAGCGAGGGGATGATCCTCAACATCCTGGCGCTCGGCTCGCCGACCTTCCCGGTTCCGACCGCGACATGGAACGCGTGGACCAGCGGTTACAACTATCAATCGCCGCAGGTCGGCGCCGGCACCTTCTATACCCCGGCCTACGTGATCTTCGCGCCACTCTTCGGGCACCAGTATTCGCACTGCTGGATCGACTTCCGCAACCGCCGCGACGCGTACATGGCGGCGAGGAATCTGGATTACTTCGAGAACTCACGCCATGCGACGCTGGCCCAGCGGCAGTACTGCATCCTCAACCCCGGACTCAAGACCGGCGGGACCCAGCCCGCGGGATACCACGCGAACTACTGGGGGCTCACCGCCGGAGATGGGACCACTGCGCCTGGCTGTAGTGCGCCACCATGCTATAACGCCCGCGGCGCGCCGCCGCCGCAGAACGACGACGGCACCGTCGCGCCGACGGCCGCGATCAGCTCGATCCCGTTCGCGCCCGAGGTGTGCCTGCCCACGCTCCAGTACCTGTGGGACACCTACAAGAGCGCGCCGATCAATCCCGCGGTGCCGACCGGGCCCAAGTTCTGGGGCGCCTATGGATTCAGGGACGGCATGAACCTCGGCCGCAATCCCGACTGGTTCGCGACCGACTGGCTGGGGATCGACCAGGGTCCGATGATCCTGATGATCGAGAACTACCGCACCGGCCGGGTGTGGGACCGGTTCATGAGGAACTCGCCCATCCAGCTCGGCCTCCAGCGCGCGGGCTTCACCAAGGTCACCGGCGTGGACGATCCGCCGCGCGCCGCAGGACTCGATCTTCGCACCGGCCCCAATCCGTTCACGGCGCGCGCGACCTTGCGCTATCGCCTGCGCGAGGCCGGCACGGTCCGCCTCACGGTGCACGATCTGACGGGCCGCGAAGTGGCGCGCCTGGTCGATGGGTGGCAGCTGGCGGGCGAGCACGTCGCGCATTTCGACGCCGACAGTCTTCCAAACGGGGTCTACTGGTACCGCCTGGAGATTCCAGGAGTGGCCGTGGCGAGCGGCCGTGGCGTGTTGATGCGCTGA
- a CDS encoding carbohydrate ABC transporter permease → MSRRASGLWLHAALIALAVLTLVPMAWMVAASFMKPGEANTMPPPMLPAAPTSEHYVALFTRLDLLRNMLNSLLIAVVTTGVSLVLNAMAGYAFAKLRFGGRDRLFGLLLIGLVVPAQVGMLPLFLMVQKMGLVNTPAGVMIPGLASIFGIFMIRQYALGIPDELLDAARVDGASELHIFRSIVFPLLRPILVTWTVFSFMAQWNDFMWPLIVLSDERKFTLPVALASLMGEHVQDTELMMAGSVITVIPVLVLFLVLQRSYIRGVMMGSLKG, encoded by the coding sequence ATGAGCCGCCGGGCTTCGGGCCTCTGGCTCCACGCGGCGCTGATCGCCTTGGCCGTGCTCACCCTCGTGCCGATGGCGTGGATGGTGGCGGCGTCGTTCATGAAGCCCGGCGAAGCCAACACGATGCCGCCGCCCATGCTTCCCGCGGCGCCGACCTCCGAGCACTACGTGGCGCTGTTCACGCGCCTGGACCTGCTGCGCAACATGCTCAACAGCCTGCTGATCGCGGTGGTGACGACCGGCGTGTCGCTGGTCCTGAACGCGATGGCGGGATACGCCTTCGCGAAGCTGCGCTTCGGTGGCCGTGACCGGCTGTTCGGCCTGCTCCTGATCGGGCTCGTGGTGCCGGCGCAGGTGGGCATGCTGCCGCTCTTCCTGATGGTGCAGAAGATGGGCCTGGTCAACACGCCTGCAGGGGTCATGATTCCGGGGCTCGCCAGCATCTTCGGCATCTTCATGATCCGCCAGTACGCGCTCGGCATCCCCGACGAGCTGCTCGACGCCGCGCGGGTCGACGGCGCGAGCGAGCTCCACATCTTCCGCTCCATCGTGTTCCCGCTCCTCAGGCCGATCCTGGTGACGTGGACGGTGTTCAGCTTCATGGCGCAGTGGAACGACTTCATGTGGCCGCTGATCGTGCTCTCCGACGAGCGCAAGTTCACGCTGCCGGTGGCGCTGGCGAGCCTGATGGGCGAGCACGTCCAGGACACCGAGCTGATGATGGCGGGCTCGGTCATCACCGTGATCCCGGTGCTGGTGCTGTTCCTGGTGCTCCAGCGCTCGTACATCCGGGGCGTCATGATGGGGAGTCTCAAGGGATGA